The Desulfoscipio gibsoniae DSM 7213 genome contains a region encoding:
- a CDS encoding DUF3656 domain-containing U32 family peptidase: MRKPELLAPAGSWDALVAAVQNGADAVYLGGRRFNARHSADNFDDDALARAVEYAHVRGVKIYVTVNILLADTELREAVRFLHTVYNAGADAVIVQDLGLIRLARRVIPELELHASTQMTAHNVPGAAFLREAGISRVVLARELDLDSVREIRKRAGVQVETFVHGALCVCYSGQCLMSSMIGGRSGNRGRCAQPCRLEYRLVDDRGKPVADYEKVGDYLLSPRDLNISPHIPELIKAGIDSFKIEGRMRRPEYVATVTRIYRSLIDRAAGGGEYDVSGEEVGQLAQIFNRDFTTGYFLGVPGRDLMSYKRPNNRGVRLGRVRSYNRETMRAEIELEAPLRVGDGVEVWVTRGGRVGTEINQIFVGGKKTSFAGAGEVAVLSLDGHIRPGDRVFKTHDVQLMESAVQTYSSSRETRRIPLDFKVRARLGEPMILEAADPQGVTARAATNTVTEIAQKRPLTEEFLTEQLDRLGNTPFGLNKLVCDLGDNIMIPVREINDVRRRVVEQLAATRAALRKPAPLSAASIENKLSVVLGEKESEWSAQFPVLAVAVGGAPEVRAAVNSGAGLVYFSGDRFRSRSNVTAAEIQQARRLCSDAGVEFYLTTPRIAHDREIKQYLPFLKSLLATEPDGIMIASYGWLPILRQLTGLPLVTDFSLNVFNRQSVTFLKEHEIERVTLSTELTGEQIKHLVDHSPVETEVIVHGALPLMVSRYCAVGSVLGGKGEDTTCSVRCRDASFALLDRKGVIFPVETDQHCLMHIFNSRELCLLDTLPYLVQARPAVLRIEARRDNENYVARTVKAYRQVLDSLRSYPDRLPDLQAMMQKLVEGGPGFTRGHYYRGVMD, translated from the coding sequence ATGAGAAAACCGGAATTACTGGCGCCGGCGGGTAGTTGGGATGCGCTGGTGGCGGCGGTGCAAAACGGTGCGGACGCTGTATACCTGGGTGGCAGGCGTTTTAACGCCCGCCACAGCGCGGACAATTTTGACGATGATGCACTGGCCAGGGCTGTAGAATATGCCCATGTGCGTGGCGTAAAAATCTATGTAACAGTGAATATATTACTGGCCGACACAGAGCTAAGGGAGGCCGTTCGCTTTTTGCATACTGTTTACAATGCAGGTGCCGATGCTGTTATTGTGCAGGATCTGGGGCTGATTCGGCTTGCCCGGCGGGTGATACCTGAGCTGGAACTGCACGCCAGCACCCAGATGACGGCACATAATGTGCCTGGTGCTGCGTTTTTACGGGAAGCGGGTATTAGTCGCGTTGTACTGGCCAGGGAGCTGGATCTGGACTCGGTGCGGGAAATACGCAAAAGGGCGGGTGTGCAAGTGGAAACATTCGTCCACGGTGCCCTTTGCGTATGCTATTCCGGGCAGTGCCTGATGTCCAGCATGATCGGAGGGCGCAGTGGCAACCGGGGACGGTGTGCCCAGCCCTGCCGTCTTGAATACCGCCTGGTGGACGACAGGGGAAAGCCGGTGGCTGATTACGAAAAGGTGGGGGATTACCTGCTAAGCCCGCGGGATTTAAATATCAGCCCTCATATTCCGGAATTAATTAAAGCTGGTATCGATTCTTTTAAAATAGAGGGAAGAATGAGGCGCCCCGAATATGTGGCCACAGTGACCAGGATATACCGCTCTTTAATTGACCGGGCAGCCGGAGGTGGAGAGTACGACGTAAGCGGTGAAGAAGTTGGGCAGCTGGCCCAGATTTTTAACCGTGACTTTACCACGGGTTATTTTTTAGGTGTGCCGGGCCGGGATCTAATGAGCTATAAACGACCCAACAACCGGGGTGTGAGGCTTGGCCGGGTGCGTTCTTATAATCGCGAGACTATGCGGGCGGAAATAGAACTGGAGGCCCCGCTCAGGGTGGGTGACGGTGTAGAAGTGTGGGTGACCCGGGGAGGCCGCGTAGGCACTGAGATAAACCAAATATTCGTGGGCGGAAAAAAGACTTCATTCGCTGGTGCTGGTGAAGTGGCGGTGCTTAGTTTGGATGGACATATTCGGCCCGGGGACAGGGTATTTAAGACTCATGATGTGCAGTTGATGGAAAGTGCTGTACAGACGTATTCCTCCAGCCGGGAAACGCGGCGCATACCGCTTGATTTCAAGGTGCGGGCCCGCTTGGGCGAGCCAATGATATTGGAAGCGGCTGACCCGCAAGGGGTTACTGCCCGTGCCGCCACCAATACTGTGACCGAGATTGCTCAAAAAAGGCCGCTGACAGAGGAATTTTTAACCGAACAATTGGACCGGCTGGGTAACACACCTTTCGGGCTAAATAAACTGGTATGTGACTTGGGTGATAATATAATGATCCCGGTTAGGGAGATAAACGATGTGCGCCGGCGGGTGGTAGAACAGTTAGCAGCGACCAGGGCAGCGTTACGCAAACCGGCGCCTCTGTCTGCTGCTTCAATTGAAAATAAGCTATCTGTTGTATTGGGTGAGAAGGAAAGTGAGTGGTCCGCCCAATTCCCGGTGCTGGCTGTTGCGGTGGGTGGTGCGCCGGAGGTGCGGGCTGCGGTTAATAGCGGTGCTGGGCTGGTTTACTTCAGCGGCGACCGCTTTAGGAGCAGGAGCAATGTTACTGCAGCTGAAATTCAACAGGCCAGGCGATTATGTAGTGATGCCGGGGTTGAATTTTATCTAACCACCCCCCGTATTGCCCACGACCGGGAGATAAAACAATATTTACCGTTTCTAAAATCTTTACTGGCAACAGAGCCGGATGGTATAATGATTGCCTCCTATGGTTGGCTGCCCATACTGCGCCAATTGACCGGTTTGCCCCTGGTCACTGACTTTTCGCTGAATGTGTTTAACCGACAGAGTGTGACGTTTTTAAAGGAACATGAGATTGAGCGGGTTACCTTATCCACCGAGCTTACCGGGGAACAAATCAAACACCTGGTTGACCACTCCCCGGTGGAAACCGAGGTTATCGTGCATGGCGCATTACCGCTGATGGTGTCTCGATATTGCGCGGTGGGCAGCGTCCTTGGCGGCAAGGGTGAAGACACTACCTGCTCAGTACGGTGCCGCGATGCATCATTTGCACTGCTGGATCGTAAAGGAGTGATATTTCCTGTGGAAACAGACCAGCATTGCCTGATGCACATATTTAATTCCAGGGAGCTGTGCCTTTTGGACACCCTTCCTTATTTAGTGCAAGCGAGACCTGCTGTGCTGAGAATTGAGGCCCGCCGGGATAATGAAAATTACGTAGCGCGTACGGTTAAGGCATACAGGCAAGTTTTGGACAGCCTGCGCAGCTACCCTGATCGCCTGCCGGATTTGCAGGCTATGATGCAAAAACTGGTGGAAGGGGGGCCGGGTTTTACCCGGGGGCATTATTATAGGGGAGTAATGGATTAA
- a CDS encoding endonuclease MutS2 has translation MDERNLKRLEFDRVKEKLAEFAVSTPGRELIGDLVPFSNRDEIVNALEEVTEGRELLRLDPTARLGGWNDVRQQARRCERGALLDPQELWHVLQTLTACRQIKNFFSERQDSYTRLNEIAMGLGSFKDLEKMIASAIAPGGEVLDRASERLFNIRRRLASAQQRIKDRLNEIIRSTSYQKYLQDPIVTMREGRYVVPVKQEYRSQLPGIVHDQSASGATLFIEPMPVVEANNEVRGLMAEEKQEVTRILTELSAAVGRQAEELLYALENLARLDFIMAKARYSESLDAWAPCIATEAKLDIRQGRHPLLPVKAVPISIQLGEAFDMLVITGPNTGGKTVSLKTVGLLVLMAHSGLHVPAEDGTLIGMFDQVFADIGDEQSIEQSLSTFSSHTINIVNILKKAGNKSLVLLDELGAGTDPTEGSALARAILDQLRQQGAKVVATTHYGELKSYAFANERVENASVEFNSQTLRPTYRLLIGRPGRSNAFEIALRLGLNESVIQRARGFLTEEQVQVADLMRELENARVQAEQEQAEAEKIRREAEQYREQYMELAEKIRQRKDEIITRAVADSREMVKKARLEAEQLVEELRAALKEQTTHNREQSISNARQCLKQLQLKIDAKAPQNAYEHPTEAVTNVKPGDEVFIPKYGQRGVVLEAPGQDDQVQVQVGMIRMTIARQELRRAATKETARPRRTGVGQLVQQKARDISPRLDMRGMRVDEGLAEVEKYLDDACVAGLPLVQLVHGKGTGALRSAVQKLLKEHHRVKTFRLGEQGEGGSGVTVVELK, from the coding sequence ATGGACGAACGCAATTTAAAAAGGCTGGAATTTGACCGGGTAAAGGAGAAATTAGCTGAATTTGCGGTATCAACACCTGGCCGGGAGCTGATTGGTGATCTGGTCCCATTCAGTAACCGGGATGAGATAGTTAACGCCCTTGAGGAAGTCACTGAGGGGAGGGAGCTCTTGCGCCTGGACCCCACCGCGCGGCTGGGAGGGTGGAATGATGTTCGTCAGCAGGCACGCCGTTGTGAGCGGGGAGCCCTTTTGGATCCCCAGGAGTTGTGGCATGTACTGCAAACCCTCACGGCCTGCAGGCAGATTAAAAACTTTTTTAGCGAGAGGCAAGACAGTTACACCCGTTTAAATGAAATAGCAATGGGATTAGGAAGTTTTAAAGATCTGGAAAAGATGATTGCCTCTGCCATAGCTCCCGGCGGTGAAGTGTTGGACCGGGCTTCGGAGCGGTTGTTTAATATCAGGCGCCGGCTGGCGTCGGCACAGCAGAGGATCAAAGACCGGTTAAATGAAATCATTCGGTCAACCAGCTATCAAAAATATTTGCAGGATCCTATTGTGACCATGCGTGAAGGTCGTTACGTGGTACCTGTCAAGCAAGAATATCGATCCCAGTTACCTGGTATCGTGCATGACCAGTCAGCCAGCGGGGCTACCCTATTCATTGAGCCAATGCCGGTAGTTGAGGCCAACAATGAAGTACGTGGACTCATGGCAGAAGAAAAGCAGGAGGTAACCCGTATTTTAACGGAGCTTTCTGCTGCAGTGGGCCGACAGGCTGAAGAGTTGCTTTATGCCCTGGAGAATCTGGCCAGACTTGATTTTATTATGGCCAAAGCCCGCTATAGCGAGAGCCTGGATGCCTGGGCACCATGTATTGCAACAGAGGCCAAACTGGACATCCGGCAGGGCAGGCATCCCCTTCTGCCGGTGAAGGCTGTGCCCATCAGTATTCAGTTGGGCGAAGCATTCGACATGCTGGTGATTACGGGACCTAATACCGGCGGCAAAACGGTTTCCCTTAAAACTGTGGGTTTGTTGGTGCTTATGGCCCACTCGGGATTGCATGTGCCTGCGGAAGATGGTACGCTAATTGGTATGTTTGACCAGGTATTTGCTGATATTGGTGATGAACAAAGCATTGAACAATCCCTGAGCACTTTTTCATCACACACCATCAATATTGTTAATATATTGAAAAAGGCCGGCAATAAAAGCCTGGTGCTGCTGGATGAGCTGGGTGCGGGTACCGACCCCACCGAAGGATCTGCCTTGGCCCGTGCTATTTTGGATCAGCTGCGGCAGCAGGGGGCCAAAGTAGTGGCTACTACTCACTATGGGGAGTTAAAAAGTTATGCCTTTGCTAACGAGCGGGTGGAAAACGCCAGTGTGGAGTTCAATTCTCAAACATTACGGCCTACCTACCGTCTGTTAATTGGACGCCCCGGCCGCAGTAATGCCTTTGAAATAGCACTGCGCCTGGGACTGAATGAATCTGTAATTCAGAGGGCCAGGGGGTTTCTTACCGAGGAGCAGGTGCAGGTTGCCGACTTGATGCGGGAATTGGAAAATGCTCGCGTTCAGGCTGAGCAGGAGCAGGCTGAGGCGGAAAAAATCCGTCGTGAAGCTGAGCAATACAGGGAACAATATATGGAACTGGCAGAAAAAATACGTCAGCGCAAAGATGAGATAATTACCCGTGCAGTGGCCGATTCCAGGGAAATGGTTAAAAAGGCCAGGCTAGAAGCTGAACAATTGGTTGAAGAGCTGCGGGCTGCGTTGAAAGAGCAAACGACCCACAACCGGGAACAATCGATAAGTAACGCCAGGCAGTGTCTCAAGCAATTGCAGTTGAAAATTGATGCTAAAGCACCTCAGAATGCTTACGAACATCCCACTGAAGCCGTGACCAATGTAAAACCGGGGGATGAAGTTTTTATACCTAAATACGGGCAGCGGGGGGTGGTGCTGGAGGCACCGGGTCAGGATGACCAGGTGCAGGTGCAAGTGGGCATGATTAGAATGACCATTGCCCGCCAGGAGCTGCGCCGGGCTGCGACAAAAGAGACTGCCCGGCCACGGCGCACAGGCGTTGGCCAGCTGGTACAGCAAAAGGCCAGGGATATATCTCCCCGTCTGGACATGCGTGGTATGCGTGTGGATGAAGGGCTGGCCGAGGTGGAAAAATACCTGGACGATGCCTGTGTGGCCGGGCTGCCGCTGGTGCAGCTGGTGCACGGCAAAGGCACTGGAGCGCTGCGTTCCGCAGTGCAAAAGTTATTAAAGGAGCACCACCGGGTCAAAACATTTCGCCTTGGTGAACAGGGTGAGGGAGGCAGCGGGGTAACAGTTGTTGAATTAAAATAA
- a CDS encoding transglycosylase domain-containing protein produces MTTKKKRKKRKLNPTRLTLLVLLVFFLISACAAAGLLVISLKDLPAFNEKNLIPATTTQIYDNNDKLITQIGVENRIQVSLSQIPLHVQEAFLAAEDHLFYEHHGIRIEAIARAAINDAMHIFGADRNFQGGSTITQQLVKLSFLNPEKTIKRKIQEAILALKMENRYSKEEILAMYLNRIYFGEGAYGIQAAAQTYFGKDAGDLTIAQAALLAGLIKSPNNYSPYQNFDVAMSHRNQVLDNMYQYDFINEEDYQQAKAEEFELKNSDPNVNKYPYPFFVDYVTEQLVEQFGEEKVFKGGLKVYTTLDPQIQTYAEKAMANQSNFPASQRDSNDVLQPQGAMVIMEPKTGQIKALIGGREHTHQRSLNRATMSPRQPGSAIKPILAYGPAIDQKGMGPATVINDAPVTYSSYGNYAPRNSGGGYRGLITLRTALTHSVNIVAVKLLMDHVKISNAVEFAARMNINIEPTGPAIALGGLTYGVTPLELTAAYAAFANLGVYNSPVSILRVEDYNGTTLFEAEPAPRRVMKETTAYLMTDMMKSVVQYGTGTGAQIGRPAAGKTGTTDEGKDIWFAGYTQDLVGVVWIGYDIPVKMPQDYGGTYPAKIWREVMSQAHQRIPSHDFIRPQGIISATVDSKSGLRPGSNTPPEHMVTDLFASGTEPTKYDDTHVLVEVCATSGLLPNEYCPERITRVMLKSSYASPSTADYNMRVPTKICDVHGVDGLINPEEDDGDDSKDNSDENDRNNDRNNGRDNGRNDDDRPVNTND; encoded by the coding sequence TTGACCACAAAGAAAAAACGTAAAAAAAGAAAACTTAATCCCACCAGGCTTACATTGCTTGTATTGCTAGTATTTTTTTTAATCTCGGCCTGCGCTGCTGCAGGACTGCTAGTGATAAGTTTAAAAGATCTGCCTGCATTTAATGAAAAGAACTTAATACCGGCCACCACCACCCAGATATATGACAACAATGATAAACTAATTACCCAAATTGGTGTCGAGAATCGGATCCAAGTTTCATTAAGCCAGATCCCGTTACATGTCCAAGAAGCTTTTTTAGCCGCTGAGGATCATTTATTTTATGAGCACCACGGAATTAGAATTGAAGCTATTGCCCGTGCCGCTATTAACGACGCGATGCATATTTTTGGCGCGGACCGCAATTTCCAGGGCGGCAGCACTATTACCCAGCAATTAGTTAAATTATCATTTTTAAACCCGGAAAAAACCATTAAAAGAAAGATTCAGGAAGCTATCCTGGCTCTTAAAATGGAGAACAGGTACTCCAAAGAAGAAATTTTAGCCATGTATCTTAACCGGATATATTTTGGTGAAGGGGCTTACGGCATACAGGCCGCGGCCCAAACTTACTTCGGCAAGGATGCCGGTGATTTGACGATAGCCCAGGCCGCCTTGCTAGCAGGACTGATCAAATCACCCAACAATTATTCACCCTATCAAAATTTTGATGTGGCCATGTCACATCGCAACCAGGTCCTGGATAACATGTACCAATATGACTTTATTAACGAAGAAGATTACCAACAGGCCAAGGCCGAGGAATTTGAATTAAAAAATAGTGATCCCAATGTTAATAAGTACCCCTATCCATTTTTCGTGGATTATGTAACCGAGCAACTGGTAGAGCAGTTTGGCGAAGAAAAAGTATTTAAAGGTGGATTGAAAGTATACACTACCCTTGATCCGCAAATTCAAACCTACGCGGAAAAAGCAATGGCCAACCAATCCAATTTTCCGGCCTCCCAGAGGGATAGCAATGATGTGCTACAACCCCAGGGGGCTATGGTGATTATGGAGCCCAAAACAGGTCAAATTAAAGCGTTGATAGGAGGCCGTGAACACACCCATCAAAGATCGCTGAACAGGGCCACTATGTCTCCGAGACAGCCCGGTTCGGCCATTAAGCCAATTTTGGCTTACGGCCCGGCCATTGACCAAAAGGGTATGGGACCAGCCACTGTCATTAACGATGCACCGGTGACTTATAGTAGTTACGGCAATTATGCACCGCGTAACTCAGGGGGCGGCTACCGGGGCTTAATAACCCTGCGCACTGCACTGACCCATTCAGTAAATATTGTGGCTGTCAAACTCTTAATGGATCACGTAAAAATTTCCAATGCTGTTGAGTTTGCTGCCCGTATGAACATTAACATTGAGCCAACGGGACCTGCCATAGCGCTGGGCGGTCTAACGTATGGGGTAACCCCGCTGGAATTAACGGCAGCCTACGCTGCCTTTGCCAACCTTGGAGTTTATAACAGCCCTGTTTCTATATTACGGGTGGAGGATTATAACGGCACTACCTTATTTGAAGCAGAACCTGCCCCCCGCAGGGTCATGAAGGAAACCACTGCCTATTTAATGACCGATATGATGAAATCGGTTGTCCAATACGGTACCGGCACCGGCGCGCAAATTGGGCGCCCGGCAGCCGGTAAAACAGGTACCACCGATGAGGGCAAGGATATATGGTTTGCCGGCTATACGCAGGATCTAGTAGGGGTGGTCTGGATCGGGTACGACATTCCTGTAAAGATGCCCCAAGATTATGGGGGCACCTATCCCGCTAAAATATGGCGAGAAGTTATGAGTCAGGCGCACCAAAGGATTCCGTCTCATGATTTTATCAGGCCGCAGGGCATAATATCAGCCACCGTGGATAGTAAATCAGGGCTTAGACCCGGTTCCAATACACCGCCGGAACATATGGTAACTGATCTTTTTGCATCCGGTACCGAACCGACCAAATACGACGATACGCATGTATTAGTTGAAGTGTGTGCCACCTCGGGCTTATTACCCAACGAGTATTGCCCGGAGAGAATCACCCGGGTAATGCTGAAGTCGTCGTATGCATCGCCTTCAACAGCGGATTACAATATGCGGGTACCAACTAAAATATGTGATGTACACGGAGTCGATGGTTTAATTAATCCGGAAGAAGATGATGGGGATGATTCAAAGGATAATAGTGACGAAAATGATAGGAATAACGATAGGAATAATGGCAGGGATAACGGTAGGAATGATGATGATCGACCGGTAAATACGAATGATTGA
- the yunB gene encoding sporulation protein YunB, with protein MVFKKRRPFKKLFLIVSLFFLMLTIYFFLDTRVRPTLFSIAEIEATQMAVAVINQTVQQEVSGGDIDYQDFITVHRDYNGRVALMQANTVWINRVSADITLEVQEKLQGLNAKQISVPMGQLLGSYIFADMGPHIKINIHPMGTVSVNVLDRFEQAGINQTRHKIYLDFSTMVRVVIPLHSGEVKVATKVPVAESIIVGDVPEAVINIPGGILGVDGK; from the coding sequence ATGGTGTTTAAAAAAAGAAGACCCTTTAAAAAATTATTCCTTATTGTATCATTATTTTTTTTAATGTTAACGATCTATTTTTTCTTGGATACGCGGGTGCGCCCTACTCTTTTTTCCATTGCCGAGATAGAAGCAACCCAGATGGCTGTGGCCGTAATTAATCAGACTGTGCAACAAGAAGTATCCGGCGGCGATATTGATTATCAGGATTTCATTACCGTGCACCGGGATTATAACGGGCGAGTGGCTTTAATGCAGGCCAATACAGTATGGATAAACCGGGTTTCCGCTGATATTACATTAGAAGTGCAAGAGAAATTGCAGGGTTTGAACGCGAAACAAATATCTGTGCCTATGGGCCAGCTATTAGGCAGTTATATTTTTGCTGACATGGGACCACATATTAAAATTAATATTCATCCAATGGGTACAGTTAGCGTAAATGTATTGGACCGTTTTGAACAGGCCGGTATTAATCAGACCAGGCATAAAATATACTTGGATTTTAGTACAATGGTGCGGGTGGTAATACCGCTGCATAGCGGTGAGGTTAAAGTTGCGACCAAGGTGCCCGTGGCGGAAAGCATTATTGTGGGGGATG